In the genome of Sphingomonas naphthae, one region contains:
- a CDS encoding TonB-dependent receptor produces the protein MTGIAVDRSRVRHAIAAKALLRLGVAVATITASGTGWAQTARPAPTPQAEPDPTTEIVVTAQRRAERLENVPMSVTAINSAIIERAGVSDLRDIGKIASGVQVNLSGAFTQPAIRGVTTLINGNGTENNVAIYVDGFYEPNTVAIGMELANLAGIEVLKGPQGTLYGRNATGGAILVNTLAPSATFTGKADISYATFDDKRASAFVSGPLSDAIRFSVAGSYRKRDGYLKLVDPNAAGQFVGHSNGVSQRAVRTKLEVDLTSNLVATLAYNYSYSNDTSGHVYTPYTYVPSFIPGPPRRATRLGEVSHDTDPKLANTTHQGTLKVRLDTGFGNVTTYTGYTSRKDRSVLDFDGTYSAISTLISDFDQDTWQHTVDVNVTSIDRLNLIVGGNYYHDYTRSPDDSGTLNLGTNNTLTAIAKAGSKTKAYSFYADATYSLTDALSLNVGGRYSHDVKTIDYRAQTGAGVVTFVPTHKEATFQKFTPRASIRYELAPRTNVYASISRGFRSGSYNLGGAGSPALLTNTKPETITAYEIGFKTARRLVRFDIAGFYYDYKDLQVSVALPNLNCPAGTTCVPIPQFANAPKAEIYGIDGKIDINPSSRLNFGIGAAWLHARYKDFATATGLGLNAATGLNVTQSQDWKGQQMARAPDFTVNVSSAYTVPVAGGALMLSSNLAFSDSYVISNPSLYGPLAGAFANKQRYRQEAFTLIGGNATWTDASKHFSLGVFGTNLTNKRYRVTYNGAALGDYSAMGMPRQIGVRAGYKF, from the coding sequence ATGACCGGCATTGCCGTCGACCGTTCGCGCGTCCGCCACGCCATCGCCGCCAAGGCCTTGCTGCGCCTGGGTGTCGCCGTCGCCACCATCACCGCATCGGGCACGGGCTGGGCGCAGACGGCGCGCCCGGCGCCCACGCCACAGGCCGAACCGGACCCGACCACCGAGATCGTCGTCACCGCGCAGCGCCGCGCCGAGCGGCTCGAGAATGTGCCGATGTCGGTGACGGCCATCAACAGCGCGATCATCGAGCGGGCCGGCGTGTCCGATCTGCGCGACATCGGCAAGATCGCCTCGGGCGTGCAGGTCAACCTGTCGGGCGCCTTCACCCAGCCCGCCATTCGCGGCGTCACCACGCTCATCAACGGCAACGGCACCGAGAATAACGTCGCCATCTATGTCGATGGTTTCTACGAGCCCAACACCGTCGCGATCGGCATGGAACTGGCCAATCTGGCGGGCATCGAGGTGCTGAAGGGGCCGCAGGGCACGCTCTACGGCCGCAACGCCACCGGCGGCGCGATCCTCGTCAACACGCTGGCCCCCTCGGCCACCTTCACCGGCAAGGCCGACATCAGCTACGCCACCTTCGACGACAAGCGCGCCAGCGCCTTCGTGTCGGGGCCGCTGAGCGACGCCATCCGCTTCAGCGTGGCGGGCTCCTACCGCAAGCGCGACGGCTATCTGAAGCTGGTCGATCCCAATGCCGCCGGCCAGTTCGTCGGCCATTCCAACGGCGTGTCGCAGCGGGCGGTGCGCACCAAGCTGGAAGTCGATCTGACGAGCAATCTCGTCGCGACCTTGGCCTATAATTATTCCTATTCGAACGACACCAGCGGGCACGTCTATACGCCTTACACCTATGTGCCGAGCTTCATCCCCGGCCCGCCGCGCCGCGCGACCCGGCTGGGTGAGGTCTCCCACGACACCGATCCGAAACTCGCGAATACCACGCATCAGGGCACGCTGAAGGTGCGGCTGGACACGGGCTTCGGCAACGTCACGACCTATACCGGCTACACCAGCCGCAAGGATCGCTCGGTTCTCGACTTCGACGGCACCTACAGCGCGATCTCGACGCTGATTTCCGATTTCGACCAGGATACCTGGCAGCACACCGTCGACGTCAACGTCACGAGCATCGATCGGCTGAACCTGATCGTCGGCGGCAATTATTATCACGATTATACGCGGTCGCCGGACGATTCGGGCACGCTGAACCTCGGCACCAACAACACGCTGACCGCGATCGCGAAGGCCGGGTCGAAGACGAAGGCCTATTCCTTCTACGCCGACGCCACCTATTCGCTGACCGACGCGCTGAGCCTCAACGTCGGCGGCCGCTACAGCCATGACGTGAAGACGATCGACTATCGCGCGCAGACCGGCGCCGGCGTGGTGACCTTCGTGCCGACGCACAAGGAAGCGACGTTCCAGAAGTTCACGCCGCGCGCCTCGATCCGCTACGAGCTGGCGCCGCGCACCAACGTCTATGCGTCGATCTCGCGTGGTTTCCGCAGCGGATCGTACAATCTGGGCGGGGCCGGTTCGCCCGCGCTGCTCACCAACACGAAGCCCGAGACGATCACCGCCTACGAAATCGGCTTCAAGACGGCGCGCCGGCTGGTCCGCTTCGACATCGCCGGCTTCTATTATGATTACAAGGATTTGCAGGTGTCGGTGGCGTTGCCGAACCTGAACTGCCCGGCCGGCACGACCTGCGTGCCGATCCCGCAATTCGCCAACGCGCCCAAGGCCGAAATCTATGGCATCGACGGCAAGATCGACATCAATCCGTCCTCGCGCCTCAATTTCGGGATCGGCGCGGCATGGCTGCACGCCCGCTACAAGGATTTCGCGACCGCGACCGGCCTCGGCCTCAACGCGGCGACCGGGCTCAACGTCACCCAGTCGCAGGACTGGAAAGGCCAGCAGATGGCGCGGGCGCCCGATTTCACCGTCAATGTCAGCAGCGCCTACACCGTGCCGGTCGCGGGCGGCGCGCTGATGCTGAGCTCCAATCTCGCGTTCAGCGACAGCTATGTGATCTCCAACCCGTCGCTCTACGGGCCGCTGGCCGGCGCCTTCGCCAACAAACAGCGCTATCGGCAGGAGGCGTTCACCCTGATCGGCGGCAACGCCACCTGGACGGACGCCTCCAAGCATTTCTCGCTCGGCGTGTTCGGCACCAACCTGACCAACAAGCGCTACCGCGTGACCTATAATGGCGCGGCGCTGGGCGATTACAGCGCGATGGGCATGCCGCGCCAGATCGGGGTGCGAGCCGGCTATAAGTTCTGA
- a CDS encoding spinster family MFS transporter has product MSTPIAADTATTSSMPPPLVSPAARRWALILLFSAYVVNYVDRQVVAILQDPIKRELGLSDTQLGLLTGLSFALFYAAMGVPIARLADVRSRKTIISVAMVLWSFMTALCGAANSFVTLLLCRIGVGVGEAGLTPPAHSLISDYYEPERRGGALAIYSAAGTVGLMVGFLAGGWINQFFGWRAAILVVGVPGLVLAALVWLTLREPRRGQFDSLPGQAAAHDAGSGSALLALARNPAFRCIALACGFHTFVNFGQGNWTPPFYGRLHGMTSGEIGTWLALLSVGPGLIGMLSAGYFSDWLARRRPNGRLETAMGCMLLIIPFELAAFLAPHRLVSLVTLAGAFFFAGGYLAPCIAAAHSMMPANLRASASAMIMLAVNLIGLGVGPLAVGLLSDHWMAAGGGPESLRHAMLAIVPAELIGAALIARAIVHIGRAKAAIR; this is encoded by the coding sequence ATGAGCACGCCGATCGCGGCCGACACCGCCACGACATCCTCGATGCCCCCGCCGCTCGTATCGCCGGCGGCGCGGCGCTGGGCGCTGATCCTGTTGTTCAGCGCCTATGTCGTCAATTATGTCGACCGCCAGGTCGTCGCGATCCTCCAGGATCCGATCAAGCGCGAACTGGGCCTCAGCGACACGCAACTGGGCCTGCTGACGGGCCTCAGCTTCGCGCTTTTCTATGCCGCGATGGGCGTGCCGATCGCGCGTCTGGCGGACGTGCGATCGCGCAAGACGATCATCTCGGTCGCGATGGTGCTGTGGAGCTTCATGACCGCGCTGTGCGGGGCCGCCAACAGCTTCGTGACGCTGCTGCTCTGCCGGATCGGCGTGGGCGTGGGCGAGGCCGGGCTGACCCCGCCGGCCCATTCGCTGATCTCCGATTATTATGAGCCCGAGCGGCGCGGCGGCGCGCTGGCGATATATTCGGCGGCGGGCACGGTGGGGCTGATGGTCGGCTTCCTCGCCGGCGGCTGGATCAACCAGTTCTTCGGCTGGCGCGCCGCGATCCTGGTGGTCGGCGTGCCCGGTCTCGTGCTGGCGGCGCTGGTATGGCTCACCCTGCGCGAACCCCGGCGCGGCCAGTTCGACAGCCTGCCGGGGCAGGCGGCCGCGCATGATGCCGGCAGCGGCAGCGCGCTGCTGGCGCTCGCCCGCAATCCCGCCTTCCGCTGCATCGCGCTGGCCTGCGGCTTCCACACGTTCGTCAATTTCGGGCAGGGCAATTGGACCCCGCCCTTCTATGGCCGGCTGCACGGCATGACGAGCGGCGAGATCGGCACCTGGCTGGCGCTGCTGTCGGTCGGCCCCGGCCTGATCGGCATGCTCTCCGCCGGCTATTTCTCGGACTGGCTCGCCAGACGACGGCCCAACGGCCGGCTGGAGACGGCGATGGGCTGCATGCTGCTCATCATCCCGTTCGAACTTGCGGCCTTCCTCGCGCCGCACCGGCTGGTCTCGCTGGTCACGCTGGCGGGCGCCTTTTTCTTCGCCGGCGGCTATCTCGCGCCCTGCATCGCCGCCGCCCATTCGATGATGCCGGCGAATCTGCGCGCCTCGGCCTCGGCGATGATCATGCTGGCGGTCAACCTGATCGGCCTTGGCGTCGGGCCGCTGGCCGTCGGCCTGCTCAGCGATCACTGGATGGCGGCAGGCGGCGGGCCGGAAAGCCTGCGCCATGCCATGCTTGCGATCGTCCCCGCCGAGCTGATCGGCGCGGCCCTGATCGCGCGCGCCATCGTCCACATCGGGCGGGCGAAGGCTGCGATCCGATAG
- a CDS encoding IclR family transcriptional regulator, translating into MAYAGAMPHAEDRRTQSPQSVTRVIHILEALARAPGAVGLADLSRMLGSPKSSLAALLRGLAEIDFVIVAEGAYRLGPGAFGLGSALMEARRHLQSSDLVRQGMRRLAERSGETVLFAVRADADTITYVDAVESRNAVRFAVAVGDRRPLYSTAGGRMLLATGPQEEVPRYLDRVKPVSYTPETITAKRALADAVAAARDAGVAQTVGQSGEGITGTAAPIHDATGTVLGALVVAAPSSRSQDRLAELVALVTGEAAAISRSLGYRAPL; encoded by the coding sequence GTGGCCTATGCCGGTGCCATGCCCCATGCCGAGGATCGCCGGACCCAATCGCCCCAGTCGGTCACGCGCGTCATCCATATCCTGGAGGCGCTGGCACGGGCGCCGGGCGCGGTGGGCCTGGCCGATCTCAGCCGGATGCTGGGCAGCCCCAAGAGCAGCCTCGCCGCGCTGCTGCGGGGGCTGGCCGAGATCGATTTCGTGATCGTCGCGGAGGGCGCCTATCGGCTCGGGCCGGGGGCGTTCGGGCTGGGCAGCGCGCTGATGGAGGCGCGGCGCCATCTGCAATCCTCGGATCTGGTGCGGCAGGGAATGCGCCGGCTGGCGGAGCGATCGGGCGAGACGGTGCTGTTCGCGGTGCGCGCCGATGCCGACACGATCACCTATGTCGATGCGGTCGAAAGCCGCAACGCGGTGCGCTTCGCGGTGGCGGTGGGCGATCGCCGCCCGCTCTACAGCACCGCCGGGGGGCGGATGCTGCTGGCGACGGGGCCGCAGGAGGAGGTGCCGCGCTATCTCGATCGGGTGAAACCGGTCAGCTACACGCCGGAGACGATCACGGCCAAGCGCGCGCTGGCCGACGCGGTGGCGGCCGCGCGGGACGCGGGCGTAGCGCAGACGGTGGGCCAGTCGGGCGAGGGCATCACCGGCACCGCCGCCCCGATCCACGACGCGACCGGCACGGTGCTGGGCGCGCTGGTCGTGGCGGCGCCCTCGTCGCGCTCGCAGGACCGGCTGGCCGAACTGGTCGCGCTGGTGACGGGCGAGGCGGCGGCGATCTCGCGCAGCCTGGGCTATCGTGCGCCGCTCTGA
- a CDS encoding antitoxin Xre-like helix-turn-helix domain-containing protein, producing MQPQAQSDPDAPRVLSEAVGRIGDFWDLSNARLGAILGLSPATVSRLRSGQYRLEPGGKPFELAQHLVRLFRSLDSWLGQDDAAARSWLTTRNLDLGDRPLALLATVRGLLRTSDYVDALRARV from the coding sequence ATGCAGCCGCAAGCCCAGAGCGATCCCGATGCGCCGCGCGTGCTGAGCGAGGCGGTCGGCCGCATAGGGGATTTCTGGGATCTGTCCAACGCGCGGCTCGGCGCGATCCTCGGCCTGTCCCCGGCGACGGTGTCGCGGCTGCGATCGGGGCAGTATCGGCTGGAACCGGGTGGCAAGCCGTTCGAGCTGGCGCAGCATCTCGTCCGCCTGTTCCGCTCGCTGGATAGCTGGCTGGGGCAGGATGATGCGGCGGCGCGATCGTGGCTGACGACGCGCAACCTCGATCTGGGCGACCGCCCGCTCGCGCTGCTGGCGACGGTGCGGGGGCTGTTGCGGACGAGCGACTATGTCGATGCCCTCCGCGCTCGCGTCTGA
- a CDS encoding RES family NAD+ phosphorylase: MSMPSALASEAVAYRGEVVRIVEAQHRISTNRLAANRADQALLEALADEVKPDLPDAARHLPWLLASPFRYGYGRPSRFRAPTERPGIFYASETILTAVTEAAYWRLTAFARSPGFARPRTPTPMSAFAVDVRTDHALDLTTGSLAEPPGRWTHPDDYTATQALAADARRAGIAAIRAPSARDAGGVNLAVLDPAALVPPPRAHSSWAFLAIDDGLLAAREMSDEALRFTPEDLGVAAP; the protein is encoded by the coding sequence ATGTCGATGCCCTCCGCGCTCGCGTCTGAGGCGGTCGCCTATCGCGGCGAGGTGGTCCGCATCGTCGAGGCGCAGCATCGCATCTCGACCAACCGGCTGGCGGCGAACCGCGCCGATCAGGCGCTGCTGGAGGCGCTGGCCGATGAGGTAAAGCCCGATCTGCCTGACGCGGCGCGGCATCTGCCGTGGCTGCTCGCCTCGCCCTTTCGCTATGGGTATGGCCGCCCCTCGCGCTTCCGTGCGCCGACCGAGCGGCCGGGCATCTTCTATGCCTCCGAGACGATCCTGACGGCCGTGACCGAGGCGGCCTATTGGCGTCTCACCGCCTTTGCCCGCTCGCCCGGCTTCGCGCGGCCGCGCACGCCGACGCCGATGTCCGCCTTCGCGGTCGATGTCCGCACCGATCATGCGCTCGACCTGACGACGGGGTCGCTCGCCGAGCCGCCGGGGCGCTGGACCCATCCGGACGATTATACCGCGACGCAGGCCCTGGCTGCCGATGCGCGGCGCGCGGGCATCGCGGCGATCCGGGCGCCCTCGGCGCGCGATGCGGGCGGCGTCAACCTCGCCGTGCTCGATCCGGCGGCGCTGGTGCCGCCGCCGCGCGCGCACTCAAGCTGGGCCTTCCTCGCCATCGACGACGGCCTGCTTGCCGCGCGCGAGATGAGCGACGAGGCGCTGCGCTTCACGCCGGAAGATTTGGGAGTCGCAGCGCCATGA
- a CDS encoding SMP-30/gluconolactonase/LRE family protein yields the protein MPQPSRYRIETHPSLAEGWTLERLTPVSHLFGAAGMRIGPDGRIHVAQVSGSQISAIDIATGAVEAISPLGGDIVAPDDLVFDARGNLYATEVMNERVGVRAPDGTTRVLRDDLPMVNGITMHQGRLFVDECRIGGRLMELDLDGGAPRLLLEDIPMPNALEMGPDGKLYFPVMGANEIWRIDPAGGAPEKVAGDLGVPDSVKFDARGFIVSTQVASGQVLRIDPRTGARELLAQLEPGLDNVVFHGERIFVSEFAGRIVELLGDGRTRDLLAGGFNGPFGLTVGNDGEVYIADGPKMQRLLPDGGLHTVGMLFTPGCPGYMRGLATADGNGFIVTTSAGAVALYRPVEQHSDILADGFDQLYGVAIAPGGDVIVAELGAGRVVAIRGGQSEALATGLSQPIDVAVTADGICLIAEASAGRVVKAVRGGTETVVDGLGTPHGIVVLGETLYIADVGLKAVIAVDLATGARRTIAADLAIGPPPGVTPKFLRGFPPLSGPMGPFAGLSAGPDGTLYLSADGEGSIMALRLPNLPA from the coding sequence ATGCCGCAACCGAGCCGCTACCGCATCGAAACCCATCCCAGCCTCGCCGAAGGCTGGACGCTCGAGCGGCTCACTCCCGTCAGCCATCTGTTCGGCGCGGCGGGCATGCGGATCGGGCCGGACGGGCGCATCCATGTCGCGCAGGTTTCCGGCAGCCAGATCAGCGCGATCGACATCGCGACCGGCGCGGTCGAGGCGATCAGCCCCCTGGGCGGTGACATCGTCGCGCCCGACGATCTCGTGTTCGACGCGCGCGGCAATCTCTACGCGACCGAGGTGATGAACGAGCGGGTCGGCGTGCGCGCGCCCGACGGCACCACCCGCGTGCTGCGCGACGATCTGCCGATGGTGAACGGCATCACCATGCATCAGGGCCGGCTGTTCGTGGACGAATGCCGCATCGGCGGCCGGCTGATGGAGCTGGACCTCGATGGCGGCGCGCCGCGCCTGCTGCTGGAGGATATCCCCATGCCCAACGCGCTGGAGATGGGGCCGGACGGCAAGCTCTATTTCCCGGTGATGGGCGCCAACGAAATCTGGCGGATCGACCCGGCGGGCGGCGCGCCGGAGAAGGTGGCGGGCGATCTCGGCGTGCCCGATTCGGTGAAGTTCGATGCCAGGGGGTTCATCGTCTCCACCCAGGTCGCCAGCGGGCAGGTGCTGCGGATCGATCCGCGCACCGGCGCGCGCGAGCTGCTGGCGCAGCTCGAGCCCGGCCTCGACAATGTCGTCTTCCACGGCGAGCGGATCTTCGTCTCCGAATTCGCCGGCCGGATCGTCGAGCTGCTCGGCGACGGCAGGACACGTGACCTGCTCGCCGGCGGCTTCAACGGCCCGTTCGGGCTGACGGTGGGCAACGATGGCGAAGTCTACATCGCCGATGGCCCCAAGATGCAGCGGCTGCTGCCGGACGGCGGTCTGCACACGGTCGGCATGCTCTTCACCCCCGGCTGCCCCGGCTACATGCGCGGCCTCGCCACCGCCGACGGCAACGGCTTTATCGTCACCACCTCGGCGGGCGCGGTGGCGCTGTACCGGCCGGTCGAACAGCACAGCGACATCCTCGCCGACGGGTTCGACCAGCTCTACGGCGTGGCCATCGCGCCGGGCGGCGACGTGATCGTGGCCGAGCTGGGCGCCGGCCGCGTGGTGGCGATCCGGGGCGGCCAAAGCGAGGCGCTCGCCACCGGCCTGTCGCAACCGATCGACGTCGCCGTCACCGCCGACGGCATCTGCCTGATCGCCGAAGCGAGTGCCGGCCGGGTCGTGAAGGCGGTGCGGGGCGGTACCGAGACGGTCGTGGACGGCCTCGGCACGCCCCACGGCATCGTCGTGCTGGGCGAGACGCTCTACATCGCCGATGTCGGCCTGAAGGCGGTGATCGCGGTCGATCTGGCGACGGGCGCCCGCCGCACCATCGCCGCCGACCTCGCGATCGGCCCGCCCCCCGGCGTCACCCCCAAATTCCTGCGCGGCTTCCCGCCGCTGTCCGGGCCAATGGGGCCGTTCGCCGGCCTCTCCGCCGGCCCCGACGGCACCCTCTACCTCTCCGCCGATGGCGAGGGCAGCATCATGGCGCTGCGACTCCCAAATCTTCCGGCGTGA
- a CDS encoding enoyl-CoA hydratase-related protein, translating to MTEAVLFDARPDGIAILTIDRPESRNALTREVREGLAAAWDRFERDPALRIAILTASGDKAFCAGGDLKEMVENGMQVPPRDMFALPYDTIHLSKPTIAAVNGVAFAGGWMIAQACDLCVASTAARFAITEVKVGRGSPWASPLIHMIPQRIMMELILTGKAITAQRAYEIGLVNRLAAPEALLDTALALAAEILEGAPLSVQAGRDTVMLATEMGRAAALEAARDASEAMYRSADAQEGPRAFAEKRRPVWRGE from the coding sequence ATGACCGAAGCCGTCCTGTTCGATGCCCGGCCCGACGGCATCGCCATTCTCACCATCGATCGCCCGGAGAGCCGCAACGCCCTCACCCGCGAGGTGCGCGAGGGGCTGGCCGCCGCGTGGGACCGGTTCGAGCGCGATCCCGCGCTGCGCATCGCCATCCTCACCGCCAGCGGCGACAAGGCCTTCTGCGCGGGCGGCGACCTGAAGGAGATGGTCGAGAACGGCATGCAGGTGCCGCCGCGCGACATGTTCGCTTTGCCCTACGACACGATCCACCTGAGCAAGCCGACCATCGCCGCCGTCAACGGCGTGGCGTTCGCGGGCGGGTGGATGATCGCGCAGGCGTGCGACCTGTGCGTCGCCAGCACCGCCGCGCGCTTCGCCATCACCGAGGTGAAGGTCGGGCGCGGCAGCCCCTGGGCCTCGCCGCTGATCCATATGATCCCGCAGCGGATCATGATGGAGCTGATCCTCACCGGCAAAGCGATCACCGCCCAGCGCGCCTATGAGATCGGGCTGGTCAACCGCCTCGCCGCGCCCGAGGCGTTGCTGGATACCGCCCTCGCGCTCGCTGCCGAAATCCTGGAGGGCGCGCCGCTCTCGGTACAGGCCGGGCGCGACACGGTGATGCTGGCGACCGAAATGGGCCGTGCCGCCGCGCTGGAGGCCGCCCGCGACGCCAGCGAGGCGATGTACCGCAGCGCCGACGCACAGGAAGGCCCCCGCGCCTTCGCCGAGAAGCGCAGGCCCGTGTGGCGCGGCGAATGA
- a CDS encoding acetyl-CoA hydrolase/transferase family protein, whose product MTIVADAAGLDLGRFLRRGDHIVMGQACGEPTTLVEALIAQGAGIGDLSAFIATSFSGLFTPETADSFALSSMGAIGALRTMARANRLAVIPAHVSQIAPMIAGDILRCDVAFVQVSPADAEGNHSFGLIGDYGQAAVAKARVVIAEVNDRVPFTPGEMLHASRIHVAVPVSRPPVEVAPARITPTDEAIAAHAAAYIGDGAVLQTGVGAVPDALLRLLLDRRDLGVHSGMLGDGLVDLVEAGVVTNARKAIDTGVSINGALIGTERLYRWADRNPAIRMCATGYTHDAAVLTRLDRLVTINSALEVDLTGQVNAEQSGSVYLGGTGGQVDFVRAGARSIGGHAIIALSATAKGGTLSKIVPALSGPVTTARSDVDVIVTEYGAAELKGQPLAERARRMVAIAHPDFRDELDRTAFDIARRGF is encoded by the coding sequence ATGACGATCGTCGCCGATGCCGCGGGGCTCGATCTCGGCCGATTCCTGCGGCGCGGCGACCATATCGTGATGGGGCAGGCGTGCGGCGAGCCGACCACGCTCGTCGAGGCGCTGATCGCGCAAGGGGCGGGCATCGGCGACCTCTCCGCCTTCATCGCCACCAGTTTCTCCGGGCTGTTCACGCCGGAGACCGCCGACAGCTTCGCGCTCTCCAGCATGGGCGCGATCGGCGCGTTGCGGACGATGGCCAGGGCCAATCGCCTCGCGGTGATCCCCGCCCATGTCAGCCAGATCGCGCCGATGATCGCGGGCGACATCCTGCGCTGCGACGTGGCCTTCGTGCAGGTCAGCCCGGCGGATGCGGAGGGCAACCACAGCTTCGGGCTGATCGGCGATTACGGGCAGGCGGCGGTGGCCAAGGCGCGGGTCGTGATCGCGGAGGTCAACGATCGCGTGCCCTTCACGCCGGGCGAGATGCTGCATGCCTCGCGTATCCACGTCGCCGTCCCGGTTTCGCGCCCGCCGGTCGAGGTAGCGCCCGCCCGGATCACGCCGACCGACGAGGCGATCGCGGCGCATGCGGCGGCCTATATCGGCGACGGCGCGGTGTTGCAGACCGGGGTGGGCGCGGTGCCCGACGCGCTGCTGCGGCTGCTGCTGGATCGCCGCGACCTCGGCGTCCATTCGGGAATGCTGGGCGACGGGCTGGTCGATCTGGTCGAGGCCGGCGTCGTCACCAACGCGCGCAAGGCGATCGACACCGGCGTCTCGATCAACGGCGCGCTGATCGGCACCGAACGGCTCTATCGCTGGGCCGATCGCAACCCGGCGATCCGCATGTGCGCGACCGGCTACACCCATGACGCCGCCGTGCTGACGCGGCTCGACCGGCTGGTGACGATCAATTCCGCGCTGGAGGTCGATCTGACCGGGCAGGTGAATGCGGAGCAGAGCGGATCGGTCTATCTCGGCGGGACGGGGGGGCAGGTCGATTTCGTCCGCGCGGGCGCGCGCTCGATCGGCGGCCATGCGATCATCGCGCTGTCGGCCACCGCCAAGGGGGGCACCCTCAGCAAGATCGTCCCCGCGCTGTCCGGCCCGGTCACCACCGCCCGCAGCGACGTGGACGTGATCGTCACCGAATATGGCGCGGCCGAACTGAAGGGCCAGCCGCTCGCCGAGCGGGCCCGCCGCATGGTCGCCATCGCCCACCCCGATTTCCGCGACGAACTGGACCGCACCGCCTTCGACATCGCGCGGCGGGGGTTTTGA
- a CDS encoding HpcH/HpaI aldolase/citrate lyase family protein, with the protein MAAGGEIFSARSWLFAPGDSDKKMEKAAGGAADIVLIDLEDAVAESEKPTARTMVREFLQRQAGGLDRLWVRINPMDGPHTLDDLVAIMPGRPGGIMLPKVYGRPDVDRLDHYLSALEAANGIAIGSTRVIVLITETAAAMFTTGDYAGAPRVVALTWGAEDLADSIGASTNRNPDGSYGFTYELARSLTLLGAVTAGVAPVETIQGDFRDLDGLRARAEKVRRDGYRGMLAIHPAQVDVINAAFMPSEDELAEAQEIVDLFAANPGVGTIGFKGGMLDRPYLARAQTLLKLAGRG; encoded by the coding sequence ATGGCCGCAGGCGGCGAGATATTCAGCGCGCGATCCTGGCTGTTCGCGCCCGGCGACAGCGACAAGAAGATGGAGAAAGCCGCCGGCGGCGCCGCCGATATCGTGCTGATCGATCTAGAGGACGCGGTCGCCGAATCCGAAAAGCCCACCGCCCGCACGATGGTGCGCGAATTCCTCCAGCGGCAGGCGGGCGGCCTCGATCGCCTGTGGGTGCGGATCAACCCGATGGACGGGCCGCACACGCTCGATGATCTGGTCGCGATCATGCCAGGCCGGCCCGGCGGGATCATGCTGCCCAAGGTCTATGGCCGGCCCGATGTCGATAGGCTCGACCATTATCTCTCCGCGCTGGAGGCCGCCAACGGCATCGCGATCGGATCGACCAGGGTGATCGTCCTCATCACCGAGACGGCGGCGGCGATGTTCACCACCGGCGATTATGCCGGCGCGCCGCGCGTGGTGGCGCTGACCTGGGGGGCGGAGGATCTGGCGGATTCGATCGGCGCCAGCACCAATCGCAATCCCGATGGCAGCTACGGCTTCACCTACGAACTGGCGCGCAGCCTCACCCTGCTGGGTGCGGTGACCGCCGGCGTGGCGCCGGTCGAGACGATCCAGGGCGACTTCCGCGATCTCGACGGGCTGCGCGCGCGGGCCGAGAAGGTGCGGCGCGACGGCTATCGCGGCATGCTCGCCATCCACCCCGCGCAGGTCGACGTCATCAACGCCGCCTTCATGCCTAGCGAGGACGAACTGGCCGAGGCGCAGGAGATCGTCGATCTGTTCGCCGCCAATCCCGGCGTCGGCACGATCGGCTTCAAGGGCGGGATGCTCGATCGCCCCTATCTCGCCCGCGCCCAGACGCTGCTGAAGCTGGCCGGCCGGGGATGA